In a single window of the Labrus mixtus chromosome 20, fLabMix1.1, whole genome shotgun sequence genome:
- the LOC132995587 gene encoding cytochrome P450 2K1-like gives METIFLQFPSTTTLLGTFGILLVLYLVFSSFDFQRKEPPGPWPLPLFGNLLLLDSKSPHTTLYQMYKKYGPVFTFHFGPQKMVVYAGHKTIKQALVNNNAFSEREVSQIVIDIKLTRGIGFANGDYWKEIRNLVMANMKDFGMGKKALEEKIIEECKSLIETFMEKNGKAFDTAQPVNNAVSNIISSIVYGNRFEYDDPLFISMVERALKNTQLMGCASIQLYNFFPRLFGWLGARKQLLESSLTNRRCIKELIQGLQESLNPHICRGLVDSFLARKIQHEASGNMNSHYHEDNLLETVLNLFAAGTDTTSATVRYGLLLMAKYPKIQDQVQEEMNRVVGSRQIRVEDRKNLPYTDAVIHEIQRITNVLPTTLHRTTRDVTFQGYFIKKGTPALFLLSSALLDEDEWETPYTFNPAHFLDEDGNFKKRDAFLPFSAGARVCVGESLAKMELFLFFTSLFQHFCFTPPPGVKEDELDLTQIVGFTLTPSSHELCAISRV, from the exons ATGGAAACCATTTTTCTTCAGTTCCCCAGTACAACAACATTACTGGGCACTTTTGGGATCCTACTGGTTTTGTATCTGGTATTCTCCAGCTTTGACTTTCAAAGAAAGGAGCCTCCGGGCCCCTGGCCACTGCCTCTGTTTGGCAATTTGCTGCTGCTGGATTCTAAATCACCCCACACAACGCTGTATCAG ATGTACAAGAAATATGGACCGGTATTCACTTTCCattttgggcctcaaaaaatgGTAGTGTATGCAGGACACAAGACAATCAAGCAGGCTCTGGTGAACAACAATGCATTTTCAGAGCGAGAAGTTTCCCAGATTGTCATTGACATTAAATTAACACGTG GTATTGGATTTGCAAACGGAGATTATTGGAAAGAAATTAGGAACCTTGTGATGGCTAACATGAAAGATTTTGgaatgggaaaaaaagcattGGAAGAGAAAATCATTGAAGAGTGCAAAAGTCTGATTGAGACATTCATGGAAAAAAATG gtaAAGCTTTTGATACAGCGCAGCCAGTAAACAACGCTGTCTCCAACATCATCTCTTCTATTGTCTATGGAAACAGATTTGAATACGATGACCCACTGTTTATATCTATGGTGGAGCGAGCTCTTAAGAACACTCAACTCATGGGATGCGCTTCAATTCAG TTATATAATTTCTTTCCAAGGCTTTTTGGTTGGCTTGGAGCGCGAAAGCAACTGCTGGAGAGTTCGTTAACTAATAGAAGATGCATAAAAGAGTTGATCCAGGGTTTACAGGAAAGCCTTAATCCGCAcatttgcagaggtttagtGGATTCTTTTCTGGCCCGCAAAATTCAGCATGAG GCCTCTGGGAATATGAATTCTCACTACCATGAAGACAACCTTCTGGAGACTGTTCTCAACCTGTTTGCTGCTGGCACAGACACTACTTCAGCCACTGTTAGATACGGCTTACTGCTCATGGCCAAGTATCCTAAAATACAAG ATCAGGTCCAGGAAGAGATGAACAGGGTGGTAGGAAGCCGTCAGATCCGGGTAGAGGACAGGAAGAACCTTCCATACACTGATGCTGTTATCCATGAAATACAGAGAATAACAAACGTTCTCCCAACAACTTTACATCGCACCACACGAGATGTCACCTTCCAGGGCTACTTCATCAAGAAG GGAACTCCAGCACTGTTTCTGCTTTCTTCTGCTCTTTTGGATGAAGACGAATGGGAAACACCTTACACTTTCAACCCAGCCCACTTCCTCGATGAGGATGgaaactttaaaaagagagacGCTTTTCTACCATTTTCTGCAG GTGCAAGGGTTTGTGTGGGAGAGAGTTTGGCTAAGATGGAGCTGTTCCTTTTCTTCACCTCCCTCTTTCAACACTTTTGTTTCACTCCTCCACCTGGAGTTAAAGAGGATGAACTGGATCTGACACAGATTGTGGGCTTCACCCTCACCCCTTCGTCTCATGAGTTGTGTGCTATCAGCAGGGTCTGA